In the genome of Oncorhynchus gorbuscha isolate QuinsamMale2020 ecotype Even-year unplaced genomic scaffold, OgorEven_v1.0 Un_scaffold_7675, whole genome shotgun sequence, the window TTTTCGGGAGGGCGGTAATTAGTTTTCGGGAGGGCGGTAGTTAGTTTTCGGCtcatttgttgttttttacaaGTTTtaaccatatctctctctctcctctctcccccctcgtctttctctcctcccccctcgtctttctctccctctccccctcgtctttctctcctctctccccctcgtctttctctcctctctccccccctttctctcccccctcctttctctctcttctccccccccgtctctctcctctctccccctcgtctttctctcctctctctcccctcgtctttctccccccacccctcgtctctctcctctaggAGTACATAGAGAAGCTGATGCCTCCTCTCATCGCCAAGTGGAATGAGCTGAAGGATGAAGATAAGGACCTGTTTCCTCTGTTAGAGTGTCTGTCCTCTGTAGCTACAGCCCTCCAGAGTGGCTTCCTGCCCTACTGTGAACCAGTCTACCAGCGCTGTGTTACACTGGTGCAGAAAACACTGGCTCAAGCTATGATgagacgcgcgcacacacacacacgcacgctcgtcaaacatctcattccataatcatgggcattaatatggagtcgtGCTATAACAGTCCCCCCTTTGATGTTGAAcattgctataacagcctccactcttctaggaaggctttccactagatgttggaacattgctgctataacagcttccactcttctgggaaggctttccactagatgttggaacattgctgctataacagcctccactattctgggaaggatttccactagatgttggaacattgctgctataacagcctccactattctgggaaggctttccactagatgttggaacattgctgctataacagcctccactcttctgggaaggctttccactagatgttggaacattgctgctataacagcctccactcttctgggaaggctttccactagatgtccaattcatcctaaaggtgttcgatggggttgaggtcagggctctgtgcagaccagtcaagttcttctactctgatcttgacaaaccatttctgtatggacctcgctgcGCACGGAgacattgtcatactgaaacaggaaaggggccTTCCTCAAACGTGTTGTCACATCattagaagcacagaatcgtctagaatgtcattgtatgctgtagagtcaAGATTTCCCTTCACAAGAACTAAGGGTCCCGATCcattaaaaacagccccagaccgttattcttcctccaccaaactttacagttatcACTATGCGGCATCCTAAGATGGCGCCATTTTGAAAgtctctgagctcttcagtaaggcctgTCAGTGTGGCTGAAATGTCCAGATCCACTCAtgtgaagaggtgtccacatacctttatCTATAGCGTCAAAGACACACAGTTATCAGTGATTTAAAGATTCAGTGGTTTTTGATcttaactctctcctctctctcccctctcctcccccagatgTACAGCCAACAACCGGACCAGTACGAAGCCCCTGATAAGGACTTTATGATCGTGGCCCTGGACCTCCTCAGTGGTCTGGCTGAGGGCCTGGGGGGCCACGTTGATCAGCTGGTGTCCCGGAGCAACATCATGACACTACTGTTTCAGTGCATGCAGgcacggagtgtgtgtgtgtgcgtttggggGTGGTTTCAGTGTTAACTCTACATATGTTTGAATGACCGTTGGTGACCACTGACCGAGACaatcttcaaggcattcctagtccaTCTCTAAACATTTCTATAAAAAACTTTTATTCCTACTTTTATTCTGTCTCGCGCTGTTGAAAGGGAGGTGCACTTGTTTCAGCTGCCCCGCGCACCGGGAGGCCAAGggttcccattttgaaccatttcatgtgcCCGAAGAGCAAATCTAGTGCACCTATAGCCTACCGCTGGCCAACCGGATTGATCAGAACACCATGTCTCATAGGAGTAACATGAATTTGTGCGCGTGTCAGAAATAATGCAATGTGACTCGAGTTtctccatcagctggaagacggtgtcccttttgtcagtcttagtggagggggcaggctgagggaggggggcaggctgagggagggggcaggctgagggagggggcaggctgagggaggggggcaggctgagggtcggtcagtcttagtggagggggcaggctgcgggagggggcaggctgagggacgggtcttagtggaggggggcaggctgagggacggtcagtcttagtggaggggcaggctgagggatcggtcagtcttagtggagggggggcaggctgagggacggccagtcttagtggagggggcaggctgagggacggtcagtcttagtggagggggcaggctgagggacgggcaggctgagggacggtcagtcatagtggagggggcaggctgagggacggtcagtcttagtggagggggcaggctgagggacggtcagtcttagtggagggggcaggctgagggacggtcagtctgagggacggtcagtcttagtggagggggtggctgagggacggtcagtcttagtggagggggcaggctgagggacggtcagtcttagtggagagGTGAGCTGAGGGACGGccagtcttagtggagggggcagagctgagggacggtcagtcttagtggagggggcaggctgagggacaggcaggctgagggacggtcagtcttagtggaggggggcaggctgagggacggtcagtcttagtggagggggcaggctgagggacggtcagtctagtggaggggcaggctgagggacgggCAGTCTTAGTGGAGGGCAGGCTGAGGACGGCAGGCTGAGGGACGGccagtcttagtggagggggcaggctgagggacggggcaggctgagggacggtcagtcttagtggaggggcaggctgagggacggtcagtcttagtggaggggcaggctgagggacggtcagtcttagtggaggggcaggctgagggacggtcagtcttagtggagggggcaggctgagggacggtcagGCTGAGGGACGGccgtcagtcttagtggaggggcaggctgagggacggcCAGTCTTAGtgggagggggcaggctgagggacggtcagtctgagtggagggggcaggcttagtggacggtcagtcttagtggaggggcaggctgagggacggtcagtcttagtggaggggcaggctgagggacggtcagtcttagtggagtgGAGGCAaggctgagggacggtcagtcttagtggagggggcaggctgagggacggtcagtcttagtggagggggcaggctggagggacggtcagtcttagtggagggtGGGGCAGGGGCTGAGGGacgtcagtcttagtggaggggcaggctgaggggcaggctgagggggacggtcagtcttagtggagggggcaggGCTGAGGGACGGTATCTTATTGGaggcaggctgagggacggtcagtcttagtggagggggcaggctgagggtcGGCCAGTCTTAGTGGaaggggcaggctgagggacggtcagtcttagtggagggggcagggctgagggggcaggctgagggagggagggggcaggctgaggggacggtcagtcttagggagggggcaggctgagggacggtcagGTCTTAttggagggggcaggctgaggacggtcagtcttagtggagggggcaggctgagggacggtcagtcttagtggaggggcaggctgaggggcaggctgagggagaggggcaggctgagggagggggcaggctgagggacggtcagtcttagtgggagggggcaggctgagggacggtcagtcttagtgggagggggcaggctgagggacggtcagtcttagtggagggggcaggctggaggggcaggctgagggagaggggcaggctgagggagggaggggggcaggctgagggacggccagtcttagtggagggg includes:
- the LOC124029781 gene encoding transportin-2-like, producing MLNWNSSAFATLEEEACTELVPYLSFILDTLVFALENTSTEPAHTEYIEKLMPPLIAKWNELKDEDKDLFPLLECLSSVATALQSGFLPYCEPVYQRCVTLVQKTLAQAMMYSQQPDQYEAPDKDFMIVALDLLSGLAEGLGGHVDQLVSRSNIMTLLFQCMQ